A region of Nostoc sp. 'Peltigera membranacea cyanobiont' N6 DNA encodes the following proteins:
- the kdpB gene encoding potassium-transporting ATPase subunit KdpB, which translates to MNQVATNFKARRPNPRSGDRRQGRKKAKKITKWLYLRAIRDAFVKLNPKYAIKNPVIFVVWVGTIIILLLTIDPNLFGPSLQKNPQIFNALLSGILFFTVWFANFAEAVAEGRGKAQADALRLTKSEAIAKKLASDGIISEVSSTSLKQGDNIYVVAGDIIPADGEVIMGVASVDESAITGESAPVLKESGSDVSSSVTGGTRIISDELIIRVTTDPGKGFIDRMIALVEGAERSKTPNEIALTVLLAVLSLVFLLVVVTLPALAYYVNSPVSVPILIALLVALIPTTIGGLLSTIGIAGMDRVAQFNVIATSGRAVEACGDVNTLVLDKTGTITLGNRLAEEFIPIDGHSMSEIANVAWAASIFDNTPEGKSIVRLAEKLGARFDFDSNQAEGVDFSAKTRMSGTNLPGGYEARKGAVEAIKGFVRSRHGRDTPELDAAYERVSRLGGTPLAVSLDNEIYGVIYLKDIVKPGIRDRFEQLRRMGVHTIMLTGDNQITASVIAKEAGVDDFIAEATPEDKISVIKKEQAAGKLVAMTGDGTNDAPALAQANVGVAMNTGTQAAKEAANMVDLDSDPTKLIDIISIGKQLLITRGALMTFSIANDIAKYFAIIPVIFVAANLQSLNIMNLTSPKSAVLSALIYNALIIPALIPLALKGVRFRPLTANQLLQRNILIYGLGGVIAPFIAIKLIDILITLVGLA; encoded by the coding sequence ATTAATCAAGTGGCAACTAACTTCAAAGCTAGACGGCCAAATCCTCGTTCTGGCGATCGCCGCCAGGGACGGAAGAAGGCGAAAAAAATTACTAAGTGGCTGTACTTAAGAGCAATTAGAGATGCTTTTGTCAAGCTCAATCCTAAGTATGCAATCAAAAATCCCGTGATATTTGTGGTTTGGGTGGGGACAATCATCATCCTATTGCTAACGATTGATCCCAACCTATTTGGCCCGTCCCTGCAAAAGAACCCGCAAATTTTCAACGCCTTGCTGTCGGGGATTTTATTCTTTACAGTTTGGTTTGCTAATTTTGCCGAAGCAGTGGCAGAAGGGCGGGGTAAAGCTCAAGCTGATGCCTTGCGATTAACGAAATCAGAGGCGATCGCTAAAAAACTCGCTTCCGACGGCATAATTAGTGAAGTTTCATCCACCAGCCTGAAACAGGGCGATAACATCTATGTCGTTGCTGGCGATATCATCCCTGCCGATGGCGAAGTAATTATGGGTGTCGCCTCAGTAGATGAATCGGCAATTACTGGAGAATCCGCACCAGTATTAAAAGAATCAGGCTCCGATGTTTCTAGTTCCGTCACTGGTGGAACGAGGATTATCTCCGATGAACTAATTATCCGCGTTACTACTGACCCAGGCAAAGGCTTTATTGACCGGATGATTGCCTTGGTGGAAGGGGCAGAACGCAGCAAAACACCCAATGAAATTGCCCTGACAGTATTGCTGGCAGTTCTCAGCTTAGTGTTTTTGTTAGTCGTAGTAACTTTGCCGGCACTTGCTTACTATGTCAACAGTCCAGTCAGCGTGCCAATTTTAATTGCTCTATTAGTGGCATTAATTCCTACAACCATTGGCGGCTTACTCAGTACCATTGGCATTGCTGGTATGGATCGAGTTGCCCAATTTAACGTCATTGCCACTTCCGGACGAGCAGTCGAAGCCTGTGGTGATGTCAACACTTTAGTTCTCGATAAGACAGGTACAATTACCCTCGGCAACCGTTTGGCGGAAGAGTTTATCCCTATCGACGGTCATTCAATGTCAGAAATTGCTAATGTTGCCTGGGCGGCTAGTATATTTGACAATACACCAGAAGGTAAATCCATTGTGCGACTGGCGGAGAAATTAGGCGCACGGTTTGATTTCGACTCCAACCAAGCAGAAGGAGTCGATTTTTCCGCCAAAACCCGGATGAGTGGGACTAACTTGCCTGGTGGATATGAGGCTAGGAAAGGAGCAGTCGAAGCCATTAAAGGATTTGTCCGTTCTCGCCACGGACGCGATACACCAGAATTGGATGCCGCCTACGAACGAGTTTCTCGCCTGGGAGGTACACCCCTAGCAGTCAGCCTAGATAACGAAATCTATGGGGTTATTTATCTCAAAGATATAGTTAAACCTGGTATCCGCGATCGCTTTGAGCAACTGCGACGGATGGGAGTGCATACCATCATGCTAACTGGAGACAACCAAATTACAGCTTCTGTCATTGCCAAAGAAGCAGGCGTTGATGACTTCATTGCCGAAGCCACACCAGAAGACAAAATCAGCGTCATTAAAAAGGAACAAGCAGCAGGTAAACTAGTTGCCATGACGGGAGATGGAACTAACGATGCTCCTGCATTAGCCCAAGCTAACGTCGGCGTTGCCATGAATACAGGGACGCAAGCTGCAAAAGAAGCCGCCAACATGGTCGATTTAGACTCCGATCCCACAAAGCTAATCGATATCATTAGCATTGGCAAACAATTGTTGATTACTCGCGGGGCATTAATGACATTTTCTATCGCTAATGATATTGCCAAATACTTTGCAATTATCCCAGTGATATTTGTCGCTGCTAACCTGCAAAGCCTGAATATTATGAATTTAACTAGCCCTAAGTCTGCTGTACTATCAGCGTTGATTTATAATGCTTTGATTATTCCCGCTTTGATTCCCTTGGCATTGAAGGGTGTGCGATTTAGACCCCTGACAGCTAATCAGCTACTCCAACGCAATATCTTAATTTATGGCTTAGGTGGGGTGATTGCGCCATTTATCGCCATTAAGTTGATAGATATACTGATTACACTTGTAGGCTTGGCTTAA